In Castanea sativa cultivar Marrone di Chiusa Pesio chromosome 6, ASM4071231v1, a single window of DNA contains:
- the LOC142640257 gene encoding uncharacterized protein LOC142640257, giving the protein MGGDPLRNQNLYCTYHRDKGHTTEQCRILNNHLEQLVRSGHLKEFVLESRGGETGQITRPRGNLLPPPLGVIEVIHATSMGTSVTRRKGVLTVVPAKSHREEQPPGKRMKYAWEPIAFNDEDLEGTTQPHDDALVVTAQINGFIVKRVLVDQGSGVELMCPDLFKGLGLKNEDLFKYNTPLVGFDGQMVVPEGLFKGTGSKE; this is encoded by the coding sequence ATGGGGGGTGACCCATTAAGAAATCAGAATTTGTATTGTACTTATCATCGGGACAAAGGACACACCACTGAGCAATGTAGGATTTTAAACaaccatttggagcaattggtAAGATCGGGGCATTTGAAGGAGTTTGTTCTGGAATCTAGGGGTGGTGAAACTGGGCAAATTAcaagacctcgagggaacctGCTCCCACCCCCGTTAGGTGTAATAGAAGTTATACATGCTACTTCAATGGGTACTTCAGTGACCCGAAGAAAAGGGGTGTTGACTGTGGTGCCAGCAAAAAGTCACCGAGAAGAACAACCACCAGGGAAGAGAATGAAATATGCTTGGGAGCCCATCGCTTTTAATGATGAGGATTTGGAAGGAACAActcagcctcatgatgatgcattGGTAGTTACTGCTCAGATAAACGGCTTCATAGTAAAGAGAGTATTAGTGGACCAAGGAAGTGGGGTCGAATTAATGTGTCCCGACCTTTTTAAGGGGCTGGGTCTGAAGAATGAAGATTTATTCAAGTATAATACGCCTCTTGTGGGATTTGATGGTCAAATGGTGGTCCCTGAAGGGCTTTTTAAAGGGACTGGGTCTAAAGAATGA
- the LOC142640256 gene encoding uncharacterized protein LOC142640256, with the protein MAAVDYFTKWIKAEALANILDVDVKKFVWKNIVTWFGVPESLVSVNGLQFDSKAFCKYCSDLSIKNRYSTPAYPQSNNQAKAMNKVIVNGLKKRNCQTFYGYTEQPREGQQVLNFSLANNVSMMSDQLDLLEEHREATMVHMANYQEKLARRYNQGVKVRDFVAGDLVLRKVVGSARDVNARKLAPNWEGPYRVIAIVSAGVYYLEDMEERPLPRS; encoded by the exons ATGGCGGCAGTggactatttcactaagtggATTAAGGCCGAAGCGTTAGCCAATATCCTAGATGTGGATGTTAAGAAGTTCGTGTGGAAAAATATAGTGACCTGGTTTGGGGTGCCAGAATCTCTCGTCTCAGttaacggtttacaatttgatagcaaagcgtTCTGTAAGTACTGCAGTGACCTCAGCATTAAGAATAGGTATTCTACACCAGCATATCCCCAGAGCAACAATCAAGCTAAAGCCATGAATAAAGTAATTGTTAACGGATTAAAGAAGAGGAATTGCCAAACGTTCTATGGGTATACCGAACAACCTCGAGAAGGTCAACAG gttttgaatttttctttggcCAATAATGTAAGCATGATGTCAGATCAGTTGGATTTGTTGGAAGAGCACCGAGAAGCGACAATGGTTCACATGGCCAACTATCAAGAAAAGCTTGCTAGGCGGTATAACCAAGGTGTGAAGGTAAGGGATTTTGTGGCTGGAGACTTAGTATTACGAAAGGTAGTGGGAAGTGCCCGAGACGTTAATGCCAGGAAGttagcaccaaattgggaaggaccgtACAGAGTCATCGCTATAGTAAGCGCAGGGGTGTACTATCTCGAGGACATGGAAGAAAGACCCCTTCCTCGGTCCTAG